A genome region from Anastrepha ludens isolate Willacy chromosome 3, idAnaLude1.1, whole genome shotgun sequence includes the following:
- the LOC128856821 gene encoding uncharacterized protein LOC128856821: protein MNINQEKSSNGFQQRHPAQQYPQAQHYPLPLPATLQSASAAAAAAIASGPHSLSTSSQLQDLELEYLKKAHAHAQAHAQAQAAALVYSYERQQLQHQQHQQQLQQQQQALVRRSSSDHELSNKRNAHHHQLNTTTTSTASMVMSPSRRPSPPRAAAHPMNMHLSSLAHAQMQLQSQLHQKLSAAASVGNSLAPPNHLSNYFRNQASPACGLPPPPPLPATSNSSSSTISTQQQHSPASSSSTSASTPGGNIQQSVNMSSSHNPHNPLSHLQSMQPFDFRKISSAAFGTLPPLPPARMSPNELAHHQHLQQQAAQQAAMLAQARRRINEASTPSEKNAAVAAAAAAAAQSNQFFNAMAMSGHPLPFPLPPPPPPPPTLGPPGTSPTGVPTASSLPPGLTSNQVAAIAAAAAASGNPMPHSLLASHFPTINHNLNIGKQAIRSKSPETEETKLSIHQTESGNMGHLREGAGSLHGQHPPSHRLHHHSVSPPTSIGSTAISNSYQSQHHESRQSRSSHMDHSSSHSSQRLTRFSAGVSLRPGRKSHSPGKRQWGTLPANLGTQFINPVTGKKRVQCNVCLKTFCDKGALKIHFSAVHLREMHKCTVDGCSMMFSSRRSRNRHSANPNPKLHSPHLRRKISPHDGRTAQPHPLLLQPPNGLMAGLNPFGSFPLLTPPPDMRHHQMTSMHDIKHGSADFMHRSYMDSAMLGRYDTRSRHRQGSEGHLEDDEDDSILDGGIHIGDDDDDDDDDDDEGEGIVVVGDEGDSILEKTNSEDYNTDGGGDEASDIGDNSHDMDLTTPTTDYKHTKEPPSNKVPSGDCDVESGVADQHSSESNDDSLSVTDSFSIRGDFESSTFPGVGSGGSSSTANTPGSTSNKRKRKSQNPVRCTVQSDENSCDNSNEYDVAADLSLKKSVPKASSEAEDNETKGDDSQDNASLDLSKRTRKSESPGPTMAIANTTESTKVLPSPPLTPSTSTSEPTALARPHLFSNTQLKSEPIDEEYERQQDLQNGSDTSQPQEQEHSLDLSATHRRKSEYSMDTSTLNATSPGDSEKPLASIKQEIVEEHPLESETKINPDENENKLLRIKSELVEDESKLECPIKNNNNNIVPSNDATKCRDKPDIPMVPVESLPQQTSDETNGDFLSEETEVPIDKDNPLKCTACGEVFQNHFHLKTHYQNVHLKLHHKCNIDGCNAAFPSKRSRDRHSSNLNLHRKLLSTGDNHHHDNLAEHMAVNNNKGFGSTTNPACGIPNSIQAEFLARLYAGSHGLPPLSFDALKSHLPTVIPHAQNFPDTAFMADPRLLLNHPNNPLLFPGLTGLPGFTHLAPHLLAAPFNGLNPFCRRPSSDSHSPHSTPPPPTVARSPRCSPHSGGPPQPKTLSERSYQGSPTDCDFSAESPAGSEKANAIPISATASHLHQPPPQRQTPERIS, encoded by the coding sequence ATGAATATTAATCAGGAAAAGTCCAGTAACGGATTCCAGCAGCGACATCCAGCACAGCAATATCCGCAAGCACAACACTATCCGCTCCCACTACCGGCAACACTACAGTCAGCGTCTGCTGCTGCCGCCGCCGCCATTGCCTCTGGTCCACATTCGCTATCGACGAGCTCACAGCTGCAAGACCTCGAGCTTGAATATCTGAAGAAGGCGCACGCTCACGCTCAAGCTCATGCGCAAGCACAGGCCGCTGCACTGGTCTACAGCTACGAGCGCCAACAGCTACAACatcagcaacaccaacaacaattgcagcagcaacaacaagcgcTTGTGCGGCGCTCAAGCTCCGATCACGAACTGTCCAACAAACGGAACGCCCATCATCATCAGCttaatacaacaacaacctcCACAGCGTCAATGGTTATGTCACCGAGTCGCCGTCCGTCGCCACCCCGCGCAGCAGCTCATCCCATGAATATGCATCTGAGTTCATTGGCCCATGCGCAGATGCAACTTCAATCCCAATTGCATCAGAAGCTTTCGGCAGCGGCCTCGGTTGGGAACAGTTTGGCACCGCCAAATCATTTAAGCAATTATTTTCGCAATCAGGCTTCTCCAGCTTGTGGTCTACCCCCACCACCGCCACTTCCAGCAACATCCAACTCTAGCTCTAGCACAATAAGCACGCAACAACAGCATTCACCAGCCAGTTCGTCTTCCACCAGCGCGAGTACACCTGGTGGAAATATTCAGCAGTCTGTAAATATGAGCTCATCTCACAACCCGCATAATCCACTTAGCCACTTGCAAAGCATGCAACCTTTCGATTTTCGCAAAATAAGTTCTGCGGCGTTTGGTACTTTGCCACCTCTGCCACCAGCGCGGATGAGTCCAAATGAGCTGGCGCATCATCAGCACCTGCAGCAGCAGGCAGCGCAGCAAGCGGCAATGCTAGCCCAAGCGCGCCGACGTATCAACGAAGCTTCCACTCCATCCGAGAAGAACGCGGCAGTCGCTGCAGCTGCGGCTGCTGCAGCCCAAAGCAACCAGTTCTTCAATGCGATGGCTATGTCGGGACATCCGCTGCCATTTCCTCTACCGCCACCTCCACCACCACCGCCCACGCTCGGCCCACCTGGCACTTCTCCTACGGGTGTACCAACAGCATCCAGCTTACCTCCGGGCTTGACTAGTAATCAAGTAGCGGCGATAGCTGCAGCGGCTGCAGCTTCTGGTAATCCGATGCCCCACAGTCTCCTGGCGTCACACTTTCCCACAATCAATCATAACCTTAACATAGGGAAGCAAGCTATAAGATCTAAATCCCCAGAAACTGAAGAGACAAAGCTTTCTATACATCAGACCGAAAGTGGAAATATGGGACACTTACGCGAAGGGGCAGGCTCATTGCACGGGCAACACCCACCTTCCCATCGCCTCCATCATCACTCGGTttctccacccacttccattggCTCTACCGCCATCTCTAATTCATACCAAAGTCAGCATCATGAATCTCGTCAATCGCGATCAAGTCACATGGATCATTCGTCTTCTCATTCCTCGCAGCGACTTACGCGATTTTCCGCTGGTGTAAGCTTGCGCCCCGGACGGAAATCTCATTCGCCGGGCAAGCGTCAATGGGGCACTTTACCAGCTAATTTGGGCACACAGTTCATTAATCCGGTCACAGGCAAAAAACGCGTACAATGCAACGTCTGCTTAAAGACCTTTTGTGACAAAGGTGCGCTGAAAATCCATTTTTCCGCGGTACATTTGCGAGAGATGCATAAATGCACAGTGGATGGCTGTAGTATGATGTTCAGTTCTCGCCGATCTAGGAATCGCCACAGTGCCAATCCGAATCCAAAGCTACATTCTCCACACCTCAGGCGTAAAATATCACCCCACGACGGGCGCACAGCTCAACCTCATCCTTTGCTTTTACAACCACCGAACGGGCTAATGGCGGGTCTCAATCCATTTGGTAGTTTTCCGCTACTCACACCACCGCCCGATATGAGACACCATCAAATGACTAGTATGCACGATATCAAACATGGATCAGCTGACTTCATGCACCGTTCATACATGGACAGCGCCATGCTTGGGCGTTATGACACACGCTCTCGTCATCGACAAGGCAGTGAAGGTCActtggaagatgatgaagacgATAGCATATTAGATGGTGGAATTCATATAGGGGACGATGACGacgatgatgacgatgatgatgacgaaGGAGAGGGTATTGTGGTGGTGGGGGATGAAGGTGACAGTATTTTAGAGAAAACTAATTCAGAAGACTACAATACTGATGGTGGCGGAGACGAAGCTTCCGACATAGGAGACAACAGCCACGATATGGATCTCACCACACCTACGACTGACTACAAGCATACCAAAGAACCACCTTCCAATAAAGTACCGAGCGGTGACTGCGATGTCGAGTCGGGTGTGGCTGACCAGCATAGCAGCGAAAGTAACGACGATTCACTGAGTGTAACCGATTCGTTCAGCATTCGAGGTGATTTCGAAAGTTCTACCTTTCCAGGCGTGGGTAGTGGAGGCAGCAGTAGTACTGCAAACACCCCTGGCTCCACATCGAACAAGCGCAAACGAAAAAGTCAGAACCCAGTTCGATGTACCGTGCAATCGGATGAAAACTCCTGTGATAACTCCAACGAATACGATGTAGCCGCCGATTTGTCGCTGAAAAAATCAGTTCCAAAAGCGAGTTCTGAGGCTGAGGATAACGAAACAAAGGGTGACGATTCTCAAGATAATGCATCTTTAGATTTGTCCAAACGAACTCGAAAATCCGAGAGTCCAGGACCTACGATGGCTATTGCGAATACCACCGAGAGTACAAAAGTTCTTCCGTCACCACCGCTGACACCATCAACTTCAACTAGTGAACCCACGGCTTTGGCACGCCCACATTTATTTTCCAACACACAACTTAAATCAGAACCGATTGACGAAGAATATGAACGACAACAAGATCTGCAGAATGGATCTGACACAAGCCAACCACAAGAACAGGAACACTCATTAGACTTATCCGCCACACACAGAAGAAAGTCAGAATATTCGATGGACACAAGTACTTTGAATGCCACTTCTCCAGGTGATAGTGAAAAACCACTGGCTTCGATCAAACAGGAAATCGTCGAAGAACACCCTCTTGAATCAGAAACAAAGATAAATCCAGacgaaaacgaaaataaattattaaggaTAAAAAGTGAGCTGGTAGAAGATGAGAGCAAATTAGAATGtccaatcaaaaataataataacaacatcgTTCCGTCAAATGATGCAACAAAGTGTAGAGACAAGCCCGACATTCCAATGGTGCCAGTTGAGTCTCTCCCACAGCAAACCAGCGATGAAACCAATGGAGATTTTTTGTCTGAAGAAACTGAAGTGCCCATCGACAAAGATAACCCGCTTAAATGCACGGCTTGTGGGGAGGTATTCCAGAATCACTTCCATTTAAAAACCCACTACCAAAATGTGCACTTGAAACTGCACCACAAATGCAATATTGACGGTTGCAATGCTGCCTTTCCTTCGAAACGAAGCCGGGACCGTCACAGCTCCAATCTTAATTTGCATCGAAAATTGTTATCAACGGGCGACAATCACCATCACGACAACCTAGCCGAACATATGGCAGTGAACAATAACAAAGGTTTCGGCAGTACTACCAATCCGGCCTGTGGTATACCGAATTCAATTCAAGCCGAATTTTTGGCTCGACTCTATGCCGGTTCTCACGGTTTGCCACCACTCAGCTTTGACGCACTGAAATCACATTTGCCGACGGTAATACCGCACGCTCAAAATTTCCCAGACACAGCTTTTATGGCTGATCCGCGTCTACTTCTAAATCACCCAAATAATCCACTGCTCTTCCCTGGACTAACGGGGCTTCCAGGCTTCACGCATTTGGCACCTCATCTACTGGCTGCGCCCTTCAATGGCCTTAATCCATTCTGTCGACGCCCATCATCCGATTCCCACTCACCACACTccacaccaccaccaccaactGTAGCGCGTTCACCGCGCTGTTCTCCACACAGCGGAGGACCACCACAACCAAAAACCTTATCCGAACGATCCTACCAAGGCTCACCGACTGACTGCGATTTCAGCGCAGAATCACCGGCGGGGTCCGAAAAGGCGAACGCGATACCAATAAGTGCAACCGCATCACATTTGCACCAACCACCGCCGCAACGTCAGACGCCCGAAAGGATCTCATGA